In Methanothrix sp., a genomic segment contains:
- a CDS encoding adenylate kinase family protein, producing the protein MHIALTGTPGTGKTTVAHLLPYRVIDINALVRSGLNLGTDPVRGCLEADMDGLAEHLAEMDSGEISILEGHYSHHFAPWSIVLRLSPRELEPRLENRGYLPEKIRENLEAEALDVILVEAVELSDRVDEIDTTGRSPQEVADLVVEIIQGKRAMPPGQVEWLTDFLGRSMLPQSRGLKR; encoded by the coding sequence ATGCATATCGCCCTGACCGGCACCCCGGGGACGGGGAAGACCACCGTCGCTCATCTCCTGCCCTACCGGGTGATAGACATAAACGCCCTGGTCCGGAGCGGCCTGAATCTGGGCACCGACCCGGTGAGAGGCTGCCTGGAGGCGGATATGGATGGACTGGCAGAGCATCTGGCGGAGATGGACTCCGGGGAGATCTCCATCCTTGAAGGCCACTATTCCCATCACTTCGCCCCCTGGTCGATAGTCCTCCGGCTCTCACCCCGGGAGCTTGAGCCCCGGCTGGAGAATAGGGGTTACCTGCCGGAGAAGATCAGGGAGAATCTGGAGGCTGAGGCACTGGATGTGATACTGGTGGAGGCGGTGGAGCTCTCAGATCGGGTGGATGAGATCGATACCACTGGACGTAGCCCCCAGGAGGTAGCCGATCTGGTGGTGGAGATCATCCAGGGGAAGCGGGCCATGCCCCCCGGCCAGGTGGAATGGCTTACAGATTTTCTTGGCAGAAGCATGCTCCCTCAAAGCAGAGGGCTGAAAAGATAA